A single region of the Eleginops maclovinus isolate JMC-PN-2008 ecotype Puerto Natales chromosome 16, JC_Emac_rtc_rv5, whole genome shotgun sequence genome encodes:
- the casc3 gene encoding LOW QUALITY PROTEIN: protein CASC3 (The sequence of the model RefSeq protein was modified relative to this genomic sequence to represent the inferred CDS: deleted 1 base in 1 codon), with protein sequence MADRRRRRRRASQDSEDEDESGSGSESGKSSSPTTKSRVRDPDPPEVTATRPEPKPEVESECESEDGVGEAVLSDYDSADPEENGSHSEGVEEEEEAEQYSDEEAPAAATEPKPSAPADGPAKVEEVVEVAEEEEEEDKGEEKEGETDEGGQTKEESKAEEKEDLAGERQSGDGQESTDDPETKAEGIPGQKLDDDEDRKNPAYIPRKGLFFEHDVRGHAQEEERPKGRNRKLWKDEGRWEHDRFREEEQAPKSREELIAIYGYDIRNGGGSGERPYRQRRPRQSVSPGRDKRWRDGGERPVRSWHSGGGGGGVHRGGAPSSSTSPSNLPLSSNQRSSNASRQPPPRSRPSHPQQNQMQLPPQSQYRNNESNAAQMHPREWPGPKAQCEPTGDRGVVNRGGRGGGRAPSVLVEDITVSHGGAKEVDSGVVTTSQPGCYPSASPRRQQQELRGSGDRSSSAADPPKQSAQTNREASPPAERPVERKSYSAARRTRSRPSDLGSKQPSIEESAAVGNSSSPGDVGGKSWSGAGNGPSLAGGGGGGLGELDQDVAQLSLVGQSWSPNPTSYFRSEMRGLPNTMHIPGSPPQFSNIEEIGVGSNRAKRYSSQRQRTVPEPAPPMHLGVIEGHYYEPMSYQGPIYAHGDGPAPIPPQSMLVQPEMHMSHPGLHPHQSGGPIANPALYGGPPVSLPPGPGQPQQLLPPPFYPPPGVMTFPYPAMYPTPQGQAQVTYGGVTYYDTMQQQAQPKPSPPRRTSQPVTVKPPPPELRFASE encoded by the exons ATGGCGGACCGGCGGCGAAGGAGGAGGCGCGCGTCCCAGGACAGCGAGGACGAGGATGAGTCGGGTTCGGGTTCGGAAAGCGGGAAGTCCAGCTCCCCGACCACCAAGAGCCGTGTGAGAGACCCCGACCCGCCGGAGGTGACAGCAACCCGACCAGAGCCGAAACCCGAAGTGGAGTCGGAGTGT gAGAGTGAAGATGGTGTAGGAGAAG cTGTCCTCTCAGACTACGACAGTGCTGATCCGGAGGAAAACGGCTCCCATTCAGAG ggagtggaggaggaagaggaggcggagCAGTACAGCGATGAagaagctccagcagcagccacCGAGCCCAAGCCCTCCGCCCCAGCCGATGGCCCGGCAAAGGTAGAGGAAGTGGTGGAGGtggctgaggaggaagaggaggaggataagggtgaagagaaagagggagagacagatgaAGGAGGACAGACAAAAGAGGAGAGCAaagcagaggagaaggaggaccTGGCTGGAGAGAGACAAAGCGGGGACGGGCAG GAGTCTACTGATGACCCCGAGACGAAGGCGGAAGGGATACCTGGACAGAAGCTGGACGATGACGAGGACCGGAAGAATCCAGCCTACATCCCGAGGAAGGGTCTGTTCTTCGAACACGACGTCAGGGGGCAcgctcaggaggaggagag GCCTAAAGGTCGAAACAGGAAGCTGTGGAAGGACGAGGGTCGCTGGGAGCATGACAGGTtcagggaggaggagcaggcgCCCAAGAGCCGCGAGGAGCTCATCGCCATCTACGGCTACGACATCAGGAACGGCGGCGGCTCCGGAGAGCGGCCATACCGGCAGCGCAGGCCAAG ACAGAGTGTGTCTCCGGGCAGAGACAAGCGCTGGAGGGACGGAGGAGAGCGACCGGTCCGATCCTGGCacagcggaggaggaggaggaggggtacACCGAGGAGGAGCTCCATCCTCCTCCACATCCCCTTCCAATCTTCCTCTATCTTCCAATCAGCGGAGCAGCAACGCCTCCAGACAGCCTCCCCCCCGCAGCAGACCATCTCATCCCCAGCAGAATCAAATGCAGCTGCCGCCTCAGTCCCAGTACAGGAATAACGAATCAAACGCAGCCCAGATGCACCCCAGAGAATGGCCGGGCCCTAAAGCTCAGTGTGAGCCCACAGGAGACAGGGGAGTGGTCAACCGGGGGGGGCGTGGTGGGGGGAGGGCGCCCTCTGTGCTGGTTGAGGACATTACCGTCAGCCACGGAGGTGCTAAGGAAGTGGACTCC GGCGTTGTAACCACGTCACAACCAGGGTGTTACCCGTCTGCGTCTCCGAGGCGACAGCAGCAGGAACTACGAGGGAGCGGTGACAGGTCTTCCTCTGCCGCTGACCCCCCCAAACAGTCAGCACAGACCAATCGGGAAGCCTCCCCCCCTGCAGAGCGGCCGGTGGAGCGTAAATCTTACTCTGCGGCCCGCAGGACTCGCTCTCGGCCCTCCGACCTGGGCAGTAAACAGCCGTCTATTGAGGAGTCTGCAGCTGTAGGGAACTCCTCCTCCCCCGGAGACGTGGGGGGGAAGAGCTGGTCGGGGGCAGGCAACGGGCCGAGTCTGGCGGGAGGAGGTGGCGGCGGGCTCGGGGAGCTTGACCAGGACGTGGCTCAGCTCAGTCTGGTTGGACAGAGCTGGAGCCCCAACCCAACTTCGTACTTCCGCTCCGAGATGAGGG GCCTCCCCAACACCATGCACATCCCTGGCAGCCCGCCTCAGTTCTCCAACATTGAAGAAATCGGTGTCGGCTCAAACCGAGCCAAGCGATACTCGTCCCAACGTCAGAGGACCGTACCAGAGCCGGCACCGCCCATGCACCTGGGGGTGATTGAGGGGCACTACTATGAACCCA TGTCGTACCAGGGACCAATATATGCCCACGGTGATGGACCCGCCCCCATCCCGCCGCAGAGCATGCTGGTCCAGCCTGAGATGCACATGTCCCACCCCG GTCTCCATCCCCACCAATCAGGCGGCCCGATTGCTAACCCCGCCCTCTACGGAGGCCCGCCAGTTTCTCTGCCGCCGGGGCCGGGGCAACCTCAGCAGCTGCTGCCCCCGCCGTTTTACCCACCGCCGGGCGTCATGACCTTCCCGTACCCCGCCATGTACCCGACTCCACAG GGTCAGGCCCAGGTGACGTACGGCGGCGTGACGTACTACGACACcatgcagcagcaggcccagccCAAGCCCTCGCCCCCCCGCCGCACCTCGCAGCCCGTCACCGTCAAGCCCCCCCCTCCGGAGTTACGCTTCGCCTCAGAGTGA